One genomic window of Haloferax mediterranei ATCC 33500 includes the following:
- a CDS encoding winged helix-turn-helix domain-containing protein: MQTGLRRNPTNPAEMQAEQVLEALSDRACRQILTTLQGAANPMTAQELSSTCDVPLSTTYRKLEQLSDANLLEETLQLRANGTHTHEYRTEVDSVTVCLNDEDGLDVVIPGEF, encoded by the coding sequence ATGCAGACCGGCCTTAGACGCAACCCGACCAACCCCGCCGAGATGCAGGCAGAGCAGGTTCTCGAAGCACTCTCGGACCGTGCGTGCAGACAGATACTCACGACGCTTCAGGGCGCAGCCAACCCGATGACTGCACAGGAGCTTTCGAGCACGTGTGATGTACCGCTTTCGACGACCTACCGGAAACTCGAACAGCTTTCGGACGCGAACCTTCTCGAAGAGACCCTGCAGTTACGCGCAAACGGAACGCACACACACGAGTATCGGACGGAGGTAGACTCGGTTACGGTCTGTTTGAACGACGAGGACGGACTCGATGTCGTCATCCCGGGGGAGTTCTGA
- a CDS encoding helix-turn-helix domain-containing protein produces MTSAAGIRAELKVTGPTDCPVASVSEGDTSGYALSRSMSPNEDGAVTEEFVFDDTDSIPDEMDQLFDYGDGSVYRFEREGGVGCPCEQVETFDCPVVDVQTRDGALFLTFHAPDVDTLRDVVSALREASGSVDVRRLLQSSSDESRDLVLVERGQLTDRQREVLEKAHDMGYFDHPRRANKGEVATELGITTSTFSEHLAMAQKKLMGAILQD; encoded by the coding sequence ATGACGAGCGCAGCGGGCATCAGAGCAGAGTTGAAAGTGACGGGTCCGACGGACTGCCCCGTCGCATCGGTATCCGAGGGTGACACATCCGGGTACGCGCTGTCGCGAAGCATGTCCCCGAACGAGGATGGGGCTGTTACCGAGGAGTTCGTCTTCGACGACACCGACAGCATCCCCGATGAGATGGACCAACTGTTCGACTACGGCGACGGGAGCGTCTATCGGTTCGAACGCGAGGGCGGCGTCGGGTGTCCATGCGAGCAAGTCGAGACGTTCGACTGCCCCGTAGTTGACGTACAGACGCGTGACGGCGCGCTCTTCTTGACGTTCCATGCCCCCGATGTGGACACGCTCCGTGACGTTGTCTCCGCCCTTCGTGAGGCGTCCGGTTCAGTGGACGTGCGTCGGCTCCTCCAGTCGTCTTCCGACGAATCCCGCGACCTCGTGTTAGTCGAACGCGGACAACTCACCGACCGGCAGCGTGAGGTGCTGGAGAAGGCCCACGATATGGGATACTTCGACCACCCACGGCGCGCCAACAAGGGGGAGGTGGCGACCGAACTCGGCATCACGACGTCGACGTTCTCCGAACATCTCGCGATGGCACAAAAGAAGCTCATGGGTGCCATTCTACAGGACTGA
- a CDS encoding heme ABC transporter ATP-binding protein, producing the protein MSDASTSDDPKNDPFDADPAIELDDVSVSLGGQQILDAISAEIGDGTFVGLIGPNGAGKTTLLRTLNGALTPERGTVKITGEDIHALSSKAASRLVATVPQTTSVTFDFPVREVVKMGRTPHRGRFDGWSAADEAAVERAMERTTITALEDRPVTEVSGGERQRVLIARALAQKTPVLLLDEPTASLDINHQVRTLELVSDLVADGTTAVAAIHDLNLAAHYCDALVLLSGGRILSAGDPEMVLTESNLQTAFDAEAVVSRHPVTGSVYVTALPQSSDDASGRVHVVGGGGTGARALHVLSAAGYALSAGVLNEGDTDAEAARRVGADLATVPPYAPVDDAAQAALESNIEAADVTVVADVEVGEGNLANLEAATAAEYLVLVEERPFSERNYAGDAGRAVYERLRDRGHVVSSSELLSTVGELACESFRERSGEMKDDTDTSDVEGDADETDSGFDDSPYHSNQS; encoded by the coding sequence GTGAGTGATGCCTCCACGAGCGACGACCCCAAGAACGACCCCTTCGACGCCGACCCGGCAATCGAACTCGACGACGTCTCGGTGTCCCTCGGCGGCCAGCAGATACTCGACGCCATCTCCGCTGAGATTGGCGACGGGACGTTCGTCGGCCTCATCGGCCCCAACGGTGCGGGGAAGACGACGCTTCTCCGGACGCTCAACGGTGCACTGACACCGGAACGCGGGACCGTCAAAATCACCGGCGAAGATATTCACGCGCTCTCTTCGAAGGCGGCGAGCAGACTCGTCGCGACCGTCCCGCAGACGACGAGCGTCACCTTCGACTTCCCCGTCCGCGAGGTCGTCAAGATGGGTCGGACGCCCCACCGTGGCCGGTTCGACGGGTGGAGCGCGGCCGACGAGGCGGCAGTCGAGCGGGCGATGGAGCGGACCACCATCACGGCCCTCGAAGACCGCCCCGTTACGGAAGTAAGCGGCGGCGAGCGACAGCGCGTCCTCATTGCCCGTGCGCTGGCACAGAAGACGCCCGTCTTGCTCCTCGACGAACCGACCGCCAGCCTCGACATCAACCATCAGGTTCGGACGCTCGAACTCGTCTCCGACCTCGTTGCTGATGGGACGACCGCGGTGGCGGCTATTCACGACCTGAATCTCGCGGCTCACTACTGTGATGCTTTGGTACTCCTTTCCGGCGGCCGAATCCTGTCGGCTGGCGACCCCGAGATGGTGCTCACCGAGTCCAACTTGCAGACGGCATTCGACGCCGAGGCGGTCGTCTCCCGGCACCCCGTGACTGGTTCCGTCTACGTGACTGCACTCCCGCAATCGTCCGACGATGCGAGCGGTCGCGTTCACGTCGTCGGTGGCGGCGGAACCGGTGCGCGAGCACTCCACGTCCTCTCTGCCGCGGGCTATGCGCTTTCTGCCGGCGTGCTCAACGAAGGCGACACTGACGCCGAAGCCGCCCGACGGGTCGGTGCAGACCTCGCGACGGTCCCGCCCTACGCCCCAGTTGACGATGCTGCACAGGCGGCCCTCGAATCGAACATCGAAGCCGCCGACGTGACCGTCGTCGCAGACGTGGAAGTCGGCGAAGGGAACCTCGCAAACCTCGAAGCCGCGACGGCCGCTGAGTACCTCGTCCTCGTCGAAGAACGTCCGTTTTCAGAACGAAACTACGCCGGTGACGCCGGTCGCGCCGTCTACGAGCGACTCCGCGACCGAGGCCACGTGGTGTCTTCCAGCGAGTTACTTTCCACCGTCGGTGAACTCGCCTGCGAGTCGTTCCGCGAGCGTTCAGGCGAGATGAAAGACGATACCGATACCAGCGATGTGGAAGGTGACGCCGACGAGACGGACAGCGGTTTTGACGACTCACCATACCACTCAAATCAGTCCTAA
- a CDS encoding Htur_1727 family rSAM-partnered candidate RiPP, translated as MDSDDDPRRKARIDGSRQWEVLFREDSTEPMRHVGSVTAPSGDLAVEQARTLFGDDEGAIWLCPADEMLRLGGNDLQAKGNTSSTAAESEVSPE; from the coding sequence ATGGATAGTGACGACGACCCGAGGCGAAAGGCCCGAATCGACGGAAGTCGCCAGTGGGAAGTACTCTTCCGCGAGGATTCGACCGAACCGATGCGTCACGTCGGCAGCGTGACCGCACCGTCCGGCGACCTCGCAGTTGAGCAGGCGAGAACTCTCTTCGGCGACGACGAGGGAGCGATATGGCTCTGTCCGGCCGACGAGATGCTTCGACTCGGCGGGAACGACCTGCAAGCCAAGGGAAATACGTCGTCGACTGCCGCCGAAAGTGAGGTATCCCCCGAATGA
- a CDS encoding NAD(P)/FAD-dependent oxidoreductase codes for MTEDADSFVEHRKLIIAGSGISGLSSAIYAARSNNEPLVFEGDEPGGQLTLTTEVDNYPGFPEGISGPELINNMKEQAKRFGTEIRHGIIEDVDASERPFTVTLQNGDVYTTDALISASGASARTLGIPGEDDLMGYGLSTCATCDGAFFRDEKIMVIGGGDAAVEEANFLTKFASKVYLVHRREEFRAEDYWVDRLMEKVDEDEIELMLNTEATELHGSAEEGVDHVTLVRNPEGHPTAKLDDPETEEFDFDVGAVFYAIGHTPNADYLEGTGVQREEDGYIIAKGGSGGGQTATDVPGIFAAGDVVDYHYQQAATAGGMGVKAALDADDYLEELEREEKQAATGAAE; via the coding sequence ATGACAGAAGACGCCGATTCGTTCGTCGAGCACAGGAAGCTCATCATCGCTGGTTCGGGCATTTCTGGCCTCTCGTCGGCTATCTACGCTGCGCGCTCCAACAACGAACCACTCGTATTCGAAGGCGACGAGCCGGGTGGCCAGCTTACCCTTACGACGGAAGTCGACAACTATCCCGGCTTCCCCGAGGGTATCTCCGGTCCCGAACTCATCAACAACATGAAAGAGCAGGCCAAGCGCTTCGGCACGGAGATTCGCCACGGCATCATCGAGGATGTCGATGCATCGGAGCGCCCCTTCACGGTCACACTGCAGAACGGCGATGTCTACACCACCGACGCACTCATCTCTGCTTCCGGCGCGTCGGCGCGGACGCTCGGCATCCCCGGCGAAGATGACCTGATGGGCTACGGCCTCTCGACGTGTGCGACCTGTGACGGCGCGTTCTTCCGCGACGAGAAGATTATGGTCATCGGTGGCGGCGACGCGGCCGTCGAGGAGGCAAACTTCCTCACGAAGTTCGCCTCGAAGGTCTATCTCGTCCACCGCCGCGAGGAGTTCCGCGCCGAAGACTACTGGGTCGACCGCCTGATGGAGAAGGTCGACGAGGACGAAATCGAGCTGATGCTCAACACCGAAGCGACCGAACTCCACGGCTCCGCTGAGGAGGGTGTCGACCACGTGACGCTCGTCCGCAACCCCGAGGGCCACCCGACGGCCAAACTCGACGACCCCGAGACCGAGGAGTTCGACTTCGACGTTGGCGCGGTGTTCTACGCCATCGGCCACACGCCGAACGCCGACTACCTCGAAGGCACGGGCGTCCAGCGCGAGGAAGACGGCTACATTATCGCCAAAGGCGGCTCCGGCGGCGGCCAGACGGCGACGGACGTGCCCGGCATCTTCGCCGCGGGCGACGTGGTGGACTACCACTACCAGCAGGCCGCGACGGCGGGTGGCATGGGCGTAAAGGCCGCCCTCGACGCCGACGACTACCTCGAAGAACTCGAACGCGAGGAAAAGCAGGCCGCGACCGGCGCGGCAGAATAA
- a CDS encoding DUF7511 domain-containing protein — protein sequence MGSESAHTPGSNTEVPTRPRLTSRIVTRDDGREECTIHPEDATPDELLTTWVTALDDTFVDLDSMR from the coding sequence ATGGGTTCTGAATCAGCACACACACCGGGTTCGAACACCGAAGTTCCCACGCGGCCGCGACTTACGTCGCGCATCGTCACCCGCGATGACGGACGCGAAGAATGTACGATTCATCCCGAAGATGCGACTCCGGACGAACTGCTGACAACGTGGGTGACCGCACTCGACGACACGTTCGTCGACCTCGACTCGATGCGATAG
- a CDS encoding tubulin/FtsZ family protein produces the protein MKLALIGVGQAGGTVADALIDYDRRTGTGFVADAIAVNSARSDLRELRHVPASRQVLVGLPHVMGHGAGADIELGADIVAEDICDVLVMVDDLPIHEIDAFLVVAGLGGGTGSGGAPVIARELSRSYAKPVYGLGLLPARDEGGIYVINAAQSLQTFVHEVDNLILFDNENWRRSGDAAYEMPNAELARRLGVLFGADGTDANADLTIETSEIISTLATGGISTVGYVSVEHDRPERGLLSRLVGRRTDSDDTPHSTNRLANLVRRAALGRLTLPCQIADIERGLVIVAGPPDVLTRRGLERGRAWVEDETGSREIRGGDYPVESNYVAAVVLFSGVYDVPRVKELQAVAIEAQREMFATPESNVEPLENLVETDADQLKPLF, from the coding sequence ATGAAACTCGCACTCATCGGGGTCGGTCAGGCTGGCGGAACGGTCGCCGACGCCCTCATTGACTACGACCGACGAACCGGAACTGGCTTCGTCGCCGACGCAATTGCCGTCAATTCGGCTCGTTCGGACTTACGAGAACTGCGGCACGTCCCAGCGTCGCGGCAGGTTCTCGTCGGGTTACCTCACGTGATGGGTCACGGCGCCGGTGCAGACATCGAGCTCGGTGCAGACATTGTTGCCGAAGACATCTGCGATGTGCTCGTGATGGTCGACGACCTCCCGATTCACGAAATCGATGCCTTCCTTGTGGTTGCTGGACTCGGTGGCGGCACCGGCTCCGGCGGCGCACCCGTCATCGCACGTGAACTCAGCCGAAGCTACGCCAAGCCCGTCTACGGACTCGGACTGTTGCCCGCACGAGACGAAGGCGGTATCTACGTCATCAACGCCGCGCAGTCGCTCCAGACGTTCGTCCACGAGGTTGACAACCTCATACTCTTCGACAACGAGAACTGGCGTCGAAGCGGTGACGCTGCGTACGAGATGCCTAACGCGGAACTCGCCCGCCGATTGGGCGTGCTGTTCGGTGCCGACGGAACCGACGCCAACGCGGACTTGACTATCGAGACGTCCGAAATCATCAGTACGCTCGCAACCGGCGGCATTTCGACGGTCGGCTACGTATCGGTCGAACACGATAGACCCGAGCGAGGGCTTCTCTCTCGACTCGTCGGGAGACGCACCGACTCCGATGACACCCCTCACTCGACGAACCGACTCGCCAACCTCGTGAGACGTGCCGCCCTCGGCCGACTCACGCTCCCGTGTCAAATAGCCGATATTGAACGCGGACTCGTCATCGTCGCCGGGCCACCGGACGTGCTTACCCGCCGCGGTCTCGAACGAGGTCGGGCGTGGGTCGAAGACGAGACCGGGTCGCGGGAGATTCGTGGCGGCGACTATCCCGTCGAATCGAACTACGTGGCTGCTGTCGTCCTCTTTTCCGGTGTGTACGATGTCCCGCGTGTAAAGGAACTTCAGGCAGTCGCCATCGAGGCACAGCGAGAGATGTTCGCCACGCCCGAGTCGAATGTCGAACCACTCGAAAATCTCGTTGAGACCGATGCCGACCAACTCAAACCGCTGTTTTGA
- a CDS encoding DUF7560 family zinc ribbon protein — translation MHEFDVTCPQCGERYRVNEPMLQTLRETGCVLCTAPLSDAEKIA, via the coding sequence ATGCACGAGTTCGACGTGACCTGTCCACAGTGTGGTGAGCGATATCGGGTCAACGAACCGATGTTACAGACGCTCCGCGAAACGGGCTGTGTCCTGTGTACGGCACCGTTGAGTGACGCTGAAAAGATAGCGTGA
- a CDS encoding TIGR04347 family pseudo-SAM/SPASM protein: MISISKLLCGRGAEGDGLRYDDPNENYEQIREEKQKRPVVVWNTTRRCNLYCEHCYAGADLDPAQGELSTAEAKGLIDDLAAYDVPVLLFSGGEPLVREDLVELVDYATDAGIRAVLSTNGTLITEEKAAALRDAGLSYAGVSVDGLEERNDRFRGKDGAFDAAVRGIENCLSVGLKTGLRYTITEHNAADMEDVVDLLYDVGVDRFCFYHLDYGGRGGDIADADLDDEAQRRAVRRLFDMTREYHEAGENIETLLVGNYADSAYVVEYAEEELGRDYADEIHRYLRVNGGDPTGERVADVDYRGDVHLTQFWQSYSLGNVRDRPFGDIWDDESNPLLAKLREREQYLTGKCATCQYQDVCRGSSRLRSLAATGELFGPDPQCYLTPEERGVTVEPAD, encoded by the coding sequence ATGATTTCGATTAGCAAACTCCTGTGTGGCCGCGGCGCCGAAGGCGACGGTCTCCGCTACGACGACCCGAACGAGAACTACGAGCAGATTCGAGAAGAGAAACAAAAGCGGCCTGTCGTCGTCTGGAACACGACGCGGCGGTGCAACCTCTACTGCGAACACTGCTATGCGGGTGCCGACCTCGACCCCGCGCAGGGTGAACTGTCGACCGCGGAAGCGAAGGGGCTAATCGACGATTTAGCCGCCTACGACGTACCGGTCCTTCTGTTTTCGGGCGGCGAACCGCTCGTCCGCGAAGACCTCGTCGAACTCGTCGACTACGCGACCGACGCGGGTATCCGTGCAGTCCTTTCGACTAACGGGACGCTCATCACGGAAGAGAAGGCGGCCGCACTCCGTGACGCCGGTCTCTCCTACGCCGGCGTCTCCGTCGACGGTCTCGAAGAGCGAAACGACCGATTCCGAGGGAAAGATGGCGCGTTCGACGCCGCGGTTCGCGGCATCGAGAACTGCCTCTCCGTGGGCCTCAAGACCGGCCTTCGGTACACCATCACCGAGCACAACGCCGCCGACATGGAAGACGTGGTCGACCTCCTGTACGACGTGGGTGTCGACCGTTTCTGTTTCTACCACCTCGACTACGGCGGCCGCGGCGGCGACATCGCCGACGCCGACCTCGACGACGAGGCCCAGCGACGCGCCGTCCGCCGTCTTTTCGACATGACCCGCGAGTACCACGAGGCAGGCGAGAACATCGAGACGCTGTTAGTCGGTAACTACGCCGACTCCGCGTACGTCGTCGAATACGCGGAAGAGGAACTCGGACGCGACTACGCCGACGAAATTCACCGGTATCTCCGCGTCAACGGCGGCGACCCGACCGGCGAGCGCGTCGCCGACGTTGACTACCGCGGCGACGTGCATCTCACGCAGTTCTGGCAGAGTTATAGCCTCGGTAACGTCCGCGACAGACCCTTCGGTGACATCTGGGACGACGAGTCCAACCCGCTTCTCGCCAAACTCCGCGAGCGGGAGCAGTACCTCACCGGGAAGTGCGCTACGTGCCAGTATCAGGACGTTTGTCGCGGGTCGTCACGCCTCCGTTCGCTCGCGGCGACCGGGGAGCTATTCGGTCCCGACCCGCAGTGTTACCTGACACCTGAAGAGCGCGGCGTGACTGTGGAACCGGCGGACTGA
- a CDS encoding halocyanin domain-containing protein has protein sequence MTERFSRRTFLHATAASTGIALLAGCSSSADTDSGENGDSDATTTADTESRDFGGWFDRTDNYDGVHDMTGKDTVSVTVGAEGNGGGYLAFTPAAVKVSPDTTVVWEWTGNGGTHNVVERENGLFESEITSTEGHTFEYTFEETGEYRYVCVPHEQLGMVGAVVVE, from the coding sequence ATGACGGAACGATTCTCTCGGCGGACTTTCCTTCACGCAACGGCTGCATCTACCGGAATTGCGCTTCTCGCAGGGTGTTCCAGCTCTGCGGATACCGATTCAGGCGAAAACGGCGACTCAGACGCGACCACCACGGCCGACACCGAAAGCCGAGACTTCGGCGGCTGGTTCGACCGAACCGACAACTACGACGGCGTCCACGACATGACCGGCAAGGACACGGTCAGTGTCACTGTCGGCGCAGAAGGCAACGGTGGCGGATACTTGGCCTTCACCCCTGCTGCAGTGAAGGTCTCACCAGATACGACCGTCGTCTGGGAGTGGACGGGAAACGGCGGGACGCACAACGTCGTCGAGCGAGAAAACGGGCTGTTCGAGTCGGAAATCACCAGCACTGAGGGCCACACCTTCGAGTACACGTTCGAAGAGACAGGAGAGTACCGCTACGTCTGTGTTCCCCACGAACAACTCGGTATGGTCGGCGCAGTCGTCGTCGAGTAG
- a CDS encoding RNA ligase partner protein, with protein sequence MAEYPLKQRFVLDTSLFLSEEIRDDDETFEEGVERLLDTIAAARLDLNISCYMPPSIAAELEHVLRERGVSEDVLGKLDTWVIKKHPDRYEVYIPAEIVYRFIDEMSDRVNRGLRVSEKAVRKAEESKRRSDGGSELSDVDKVISDLREDYRGALRQGVLDSREDFDLLILARELNAGVVTEDTGIISWAADFGLRNLRGRAFPTLLEEYLMELDSLRPQRGDGDPTDHSRL encoded by the coding sequence ATGGCCGAGTACCCGCTCAAACAACGGTTCGTGCTCGACACCTCACTTTTTCTCTCCGAGGAGATTCGAGACGACGACGAAACGTTCGAAGAGGGAGTCGAGCGACTCCTCGATACGATTGCTGCCGCTCGACTGGACCTGAATATCTCGTGTTACATGCCGCCGTCTATCGCCGCCGAACTGGAGCACGTGCTCCGTGAACGCGGCGTTTCGGAGGACGTGCTCGGCAAACTCGACACGTGGGTCATCAAGAAACACCCCGACCGCTACGAGGTGTACATCCCCGCCGAAATCGTCTATCGGTTTATCGACGAGATGTCGGACCGGGTCAATCGCGGTCTCCGCGTCTCCGAGAAAGCCGTCCGGAAGGCCGAAGAGTCCAAACGGCGGTCCGACGGGGGGTCGGAACTCTCGGACGTGGATAAGGTAATCTCCGACCTCCGCGAGGATTATCGCGGCGCGCTCAGACAGGGCGTTCTCGACTCGCGTGAGGACTTTGACCTCCTCATCCTCGCCCGCGAATTGAACGCCGGTGTCGTTACCGAGGACACCGGCATCATCAGTTGGGCCGCCGACTTCGGTCTCAGGAATCTCCGCGGGCGGGCCTTTCCGACCTTACTCGAAGAGTACCTCATGGAACTCGACAGCCTCCGCCCGCAGCGCGGAGACGGCGACCCGACCGACCATAGCCGGTTATAA
- the btuC gene encoding vitamin B12 ABC transporter permease BtuC, which translates to MSVRTRATTWAIGLAALLVLVIVVSAGIGAVTIPPRTVVTILVDAVPIPVGVSVRSSTILPLVGSVPTPSIEFVSPFDFTVPRTARIIVLSVRLPRILLAALVGFALATAGTVMQGFFRNPMADPSIVGVSSGAAVGAVSTIVLPLSIPFGLEGAAFVSAVVTAFVVYLLATENGRTPVATLLLAGVAIQTFLGAVISFLLLQSGESLRQVVFWLMGHLAGATWDEVGMLSLVLPLPFLLLLVHARDLNVLLLGEDDAHALGIEVERAKQLLLATASVVTAAAVAVSGVIGFVGLVVPHMLRLVVGPDHRILLPASALAGASFLVATDTIARSGAAEIPVGVVTAAVGAPFFLYLLRTREVHSP; encoded by the coding sequence ATGAGTGTTCGAACGCGGGCGACCACGTGGGCGATTGGCCTCGCCGCGCTTTTAGTCCTCGTTATCGTGGTGAGCGCCGGCATCGGTGCAGTCACCATCCCACCGCGGACCGTCGTCACAATCCTCGTCGACGCGGTCCCGATTCCCGTCGGTGTTTCCGTCCGTAGTTCGACTATCCTTCCGCTCGTGGGGTCGGTCCCGACGCCGAGCATCGAGTTCGTCTCGCCGTTCGATTTCACCGTTCCCAGAACCGCCCGCATCATCGTTCTCTCGGTTCGGCTCCCGCGGATTCTCCTCGCAGCGCTCGTCGGATTCGCACTCGCAACCGCGGGGACCGTCATGCAGGGATTCTTCCGGAATCCGATGGCTGACCCGTCTATCGTCGGTGTCTCGTCGGGTGCTGCTGTGGGTGCGGTGTCGACTATCGTACTGCCGCTTTCGATTCCGTTCGGACTCGAAGGAGCGGCCTTCGTCAGCGCCGTCGTCACCGCTTTCGTCGTCTACCTGCTTGCGACGGAAAACGGCCGAACGCCCGTTGCAACTTTGCTTCTCGCTGGCGTCGCCATCCAGACGTTTCTCGGCGCGGTTATCTCGTTTCTCCTCCTCCAGAGCGGTGAGAGCCTCCGGCAGGTCGTCTTCTGGCTCATGGGTCACCTCGCGGGCGCGACGTGGGACGAAGTGGGGATGCTTTCTCTCGTGCTCCCGCTTCCGTTTCTCCTCTTGCTCGTCCACGCCCGCGACCTGAACGTCTTACTCCTCGGCGAAGACGACGCCCACGCCCTCGGAATCGAAGTCGAGCGGGCGAAACAACTCCTGCTTGCTACGGCGAGTGTCGTCACCGCGGCCGCGGTTGCGGTTTCGGGCGTTATCGGATTCGTCGGTCTCGTCGTCCCGCACATGCTCCGACTCGTCGTCGGTCCCGACCACCGGATTCTCCTCCCGGCGTCGGCGCTGGCGGGCGCGTCGTTTCTCGTCGCCACCGACACGATTGCCCGGTCGGGCGCGGCTGAGATTCCGGTCGGCGTGGTAACCGCCGCGGTCGGTGCGCCGTTTTTCCTCTATCTCCTCCGCACGCGGGAGGTGCACTCGCCGTGA